In Hemicordylus capensis ecotype Gifberg chromosome 4, rHemCap1.1.pri, whole genome shotgun sequence, the genomic window TTGTTCATGGAGCCACACGTTTGGGTCGCAATTGTCGCAAAAGTTGCAAAGGGATGAGCAGGTGCTACTTGTCTCCAGGGCAGGTTAACGCCATCTCTGTAGGGACCAGCTGGAGAAGAGACCCCTAAGGAAGGGTGTCTATAACCACAGGAGTGCCAAGGAGTGTGTGGCAAGTTGTTGGAGGATGGTGGAGCTGGAGGATGAGACAAGGTAGGTGTTCCTCCCTCGGCTTCAACGCCCACTGAAGGGAAGCCGGTAAATGTCGAGCGGCCGCTCGACGTCGAGTCCAGGAGAGACAGAAGAGATCGGgttgctgctgggagagattcttcGGCATTGACATCCACCATCTGGAAAGTCGGTATCGGGGGTCGATATCGAGGGGTTACTTGGATCGATGTTGACAGGACTGGAGTGTGCAAGGTGGACGGCGCAAAGGCCGAGGCTTGTGGTGTCGATGGAGAGGCAGACGAAGCCAAAGGTGTTGGAGCTGGTGAGAGAGTTCTTGTTGCCGGTATCGAAGCTCGTGGAGATCGCTGAAGGTTCGAAGCCCGTTCGTCGTCGGGCAAAACTCGTCCGGCGTTGAAGGAGGAAACAGGGTCCGACGTAGTCAGTTGAGGTGGTTCGGTATTGAGCACTCTCAACGTCGACATGCCGGTAACAGGAGAATGCGTCGAAGGGGCATCCACGTCGATAACTATCGGTGTCGAGGAAACGGGTAGCTCCTCCAGAATCACTGTCTGTACTGCGAAGTCAGTCGACGTCGATGGCCTCAACCTCGAATCTGATGACTGCGCCGTAGAGGGAGATGGTGTGTGTCCCCGCGGGCTCTCGCGAGTCTTTCGACGTTTGGAGTCGAGAGGTCATCATGTCGATTTTTCGAAGCCTTATCACGGTCTTTGGAGTGATGTGAGGGCTTCGAGGTAGAAGAGCCTGAGCTCTTTGATGAGGTCTTTTTTTCGAGTGTCGAGCGTCTATCTGAAGTCGAGGCGCTTTTCGACAGACGACGTTTTGGCGGGAATTATGTCAGAGGTTTTTTCTCTGCTCGACGTCGAAGAAGGCTTTGGCGCCTTAGATGTCGACGGTCGAGGAGTGCCCGGTGTAGATGGGCTCAAAACTTCATCGTAAATCGCCGCACAGAGGCGAAGAGCCCGATTCTTCCGAGTCTGTTtcgagaaagacagacagattttACACGAGGAGACGTTATGCTCCTCACCAAGGCACAAAAGGCAGAGGTCATGAAGGTCCTTGGAGGGTAACTTagccctgcagccttcacaccatttGAAAGATTTTTTTCCGTCAGCCATAGCAAGGTCGAAGCCGTTCCGCGTCCGTTCGCCAGAAGTCACCGAAGCCAGTCCAAAACGAGAGCCAGAGATTTCCGAAAGCCGTTCCGTAAGTAGAGCCAGAGAATTCCGATATTTCCAGTCCGAGTCAAGAGGATAGATGAACAACCGAGGAACTAGTAAAGACGAAGAGGCACGGACCGCAGGTCCAGGACACAAggtggtcggaaaagaactgagggactacaCGCCTCAGCCGCGCCTTatatagcacgcagcagcgtgggggcgtggcttgggcgcttcgacgagctcaggcatggataccgtggggttcctgcgcaggcgcagaacccattcttatgaacatcgacggatctcgaaccagatctGTCAGCCCACAAAGCATACTTTGATAATGAAAGTAAACCTGCTTCCATTTGGTTGGCTGACGCACAGCACCCCCAAGTCATTATTTGCATCTTTTAGAGGACaacattttgaaatttcaaaaTTCAACCATCAACTATGTTTCCATCCACATTTTACATAAGTTTAATTCTGCTGTTTTTCCAATTGTGTTTTAACAAGATGGAAGCATACGGTCATATTTTTAACATAATATTGAACTATTTGTTCAAATTGCTTCAGGATCACTCATGGTGTGTCAGTCGCTGTGCCTTTGAACCTTGCCAAACCACAGACAAGATTTTTTCCACCTATATTGAGCAGTGCCTTCCAGAAGTGTCTTGTGCTAGCATCAATGCTGTCGGACCAGTGTAAGGGCAGAGCACAGTCGTTCTGATCTAGCTTTGGAGTTAGTGCAACTTCTTGTGCAATCTGATGCACAACCCGTATACATGCAAATGGGGAAGTCCACACACAACTATTAGCAGAAGTGCAACTTTGTGGAGCATAACCAAAAAAAATCCATTCATGAGCACCAGACCAACTTTGTGGATGTTGTCCAATATCTATTAACGTTCAACTCATGTTCTTGAAGTATTTAAATTTTTCTATGGTGATAAAGTTTTGCAATACTTgaatgtacagaattaaaacaataagGTAACTTGTAGAAGCTAATGGTACTAGTTTGGCATATTTggggaaaaaataaagaaaaatactgTGAAAATGGAACTGGTGATCTAGTTCTATGTACAAAAGCACAAGTAATGCAAAAATAAGTAAATTACAATAAAAGACTCAGCCCTAACAAGCAAGATTACTACAAACATATATTTGGCTAGCTCATCTTGGTTGCAAAAAGTTTGCACAACTAGTCCAAATAGAATAGAACACTAATACAGTACTTAACCTTTGTATAGCACTTAAGAGTTCAAAGTTCTTCATATGTATTATCTTGTTGCAATTCTTACAATAATCCTGTAAGGCAAGTATTACTGTCCCTatattgcagctgaggctgagaggaagtggcttgcctaaggccaacCTCAGTCCATTGCTAAGGGGATATGACTTCTTGATTAATAGCTCAGTTTCTTAGCTCTTATGCTGCACAAGCTTTCTTAGATATTATTAGAGTAAGAATATATTTACATTAAGCTTATAATAAATAAGAAAAAGCTGTATATTCAGACACTAAATATAAAAACACATTTGAATTTTATTGCTTGAGGAATACAGCATATGAAAAAGCACAAGAATGTCCAAAGGAAAAGGTCACAGGGATTCAAAATTATGATACATACCAGATGCAGTAGAATATTAACCTGAATTCTGCATCAGAAAAAAAGTATGAAATTATatctttcttgcttttaaaaggaaaaaggacTCATTTAAAATAGGAAGGGCAAGGGTGTTACAGTACAAATTAGAGAAGTCAACACTGCACATTAACATGGTTTCACTAGCCTAGTGTTTCTACCTTTGGTACTTCAACCTTCATGAAGACTAGATCTTTAATCAGATCTTGTCCAATACTTTCCCTGCTGAACCTACAAAGGTACATCAGCTTAACATTCAAACTAATTTATTTCTCAACCACCAGTGTATAAATAAGCGTGCAAGTTATTTTTTGTAAGCTCCTTTAAAACTAACTGAGATTCAAGGATCTTAATTTGGCTCCCAGTTTGGTTCTCTGCTTCACAGACAAGATTTCTTCATTCAATCTCAGTTTTTGCACAATGTTCAGTAGCCATCAAGGCCATGCTAGAAAGTTTAAAATGCTTGCAGTCCCATAATGCTGCGTGATGCCTGCAATATGCAAGATATCTGAGATTCTAACCCTCTTCCAAAAGTACCAGAAAAATATGCTGACATACCTTCAAGTATATGTTTAAATTCTAGAATGGACTCTACTGTTCTTTATTCCAACACAAATAGCTATCCAAGCACTGCTCTGAGAAGTTTCCACAGTCACCACACTACAAAAGAATTTTATTTAATTCAAATCCTGTTGGTCAGTCTAGAAGCTCAGTCACCAAACTAAACTTGGAACTGAATCATGTACTGTATAACTAGTACCTGAATGTAGAAGCAGTCAGTTTCACAAGATAAAACTTATCTATGGTAACTAGTCTGAAAACTGTTAACATTGTGCTGACAACAAATAAGTAATCAGAGTTAAATAAAGATTCCTCTCACTGTGAGCATGCACATTAGTGCCAATGTTTTCTTTCATAGGTGAAACATTTCCAATCAGAACAGAATTAAAAGAACTCTGTCCCATCAAGTCCCACCTTCGCACTTAAACAATTTGAACGTGCTTGGATTATGCATGTAATACCATCTACAGTTAAAATTAAACTGCTGTGAAACAAGAAATGTTTTAGTTCTCCAAAGGGGGCAATATCTGAAATGAAATATTCATTTTGCTCAGGTCACTGAAGCAAAGCCATAATAaaatcttggggttttttttcaccCCTATATAAAAAAAATGAATCTGTACAACTCCTATTAAGCATACATTTTCCTAGTTTGGCAAAAATGTATCATTTCTCAGATTTTGGATAAGTGTGGTGTTTCAGCACATATAAttattgcgtgtgtgtgtgtgtgtgtgtgtgtatatatatatatatatatatatatattcccatcCTCATTTAAAAAGACAAGGAAATTATCTTCAGACCAAATTATGTGGAACCCTTTGCTTTTCCTCCCCCTAAAGCAGATTAAACACCAACTCTGttccaaaaaacaaattaaaaatttcTACATAAGATTCTATAGTTAAAAGGGAAGAGAAATGCAAATGTGAATTTAGAGCTTCGTTATAAATTCTGCTATATTTTATAAACTCTTTTATTGTAACACTGTTTGTTGATCAAATAAGTGACGTACGGCTATCTAAAATTTCCATAAACACCATTAAAAATCCAAAGTTGATATGATACTGAACCTTTAAGTCTTCAAGAGTTCAAAGAGACAGTTTTTAACATGTATAGCACACAACAGCAGACACCCCTAAAATACCAACGGCCGGTCCAAGATGCAGACATTCACTCCGCCACTTTTGTTGTGCAGGACAACGACTTCTTTGCAGGGACCAAAATGCAGCCTGGAGGATTTCAaatgtcatcttcatcatcttcatcttgtGAAGATTCTGCTTGGTTGGATGCACTGGCTGAGGCAGCAGCAAGTTGTGCTTGTTGGGCAGCTTGCTGCATCTGTAGCCATTCCTGCTGGGCTAGCTCTGCCTGCTGCTGTCTAGCCTAGGGACGCAAAACCAAACGTTCAGAAGCTACACAGGTACACAGTGGTATGTGAAATGAGTGTGCATAGGGGGAGATTAACAAAGCTGACAAATGATTCCTTTTCTTAATGTTTAGGGTGACAAACTTGCAATTTGGATgtacaaactgggtgagtgggcgacaaaatggaaaatgcggttcagtgtaagtaagtgtaaagtgatgcacactggggcaaaaccccaaacttcacacacacgctgatgggatctgagctgtcagtgactgaccaggagacagagcttggggtcatggtggacagctcagtgaaagtgttgactcagtgcgcagcagctatgagaaaggctaattccatgctaggaattattaggaaggggattgaaaataaaaatgctattataatgcccttatgcaaatctatggtgtggccacatctggagtactgcgtacagctttggtcaccatatcttaaggaggctattaaagaactgggaaaggtgcagaagagggcaaccaaaatgatcaggggtttggagaactttccttatcaggctaggctacagcatttggggctcttgagtttggaaaagaggcaactaaggggagacatgactgaggtgtataaaattatgcatggagtggagagggtggacagaaaaaATTTTCTGcctctcacactagaaccaggggtcatcctatgtaactgaaggtcaggaaatttaggactgacaagaggaagtactttttcacacagtgcataatctatggaattctttgctatgggttgtggtgatgaccaccagcttggatggctttaaaaggagcttagacaaattcatggtggacaggtctatcaatgggtactagtctggtggctgttggccacttccagcctcagaggcacgatgcctctcaataccagttgcaggggagcaacagcaggagagagggcatgcacatatctcttgcctgtgggctccccaggggcatctggtgggccactgtgtgaaacaggatgctggactagatgagccttgggcctgatccagcagggctgtccttatgtatGTTTGCTCTTATTCATTTTCATGTACCTTTaaaggcagtgttcttcattacaAAGTttagcagtggcagctcccaaTGACCCTAAGTGGGACTTCCTAATTGTTTCTTAGCAGCGTGTCAAGCTTTAGCCAAAGATGAATACAGTCACTCCTCACCAACCACAGGTTTCCCAATCGCAAATTTGAGTATCCATGACAGGGAAactgtggcaggtctcaccaactgcGACCCGAGTCTCTGCGATTTggtgagattccccccccccaacgttggggtttttttaaatgtgatttttagggGTCAGGGGCTCATTTTCAGGGATTGGGGGTCATCCTCTTACTCACTGCTGGTGATTTGCGCCCCACCCCGCTTTATACTGTATTTTGCGGTCCTTTTGTAACTGCAATTCCCCTgaccctgtttgccattgatttcaatggcttgtcTATTGTGAATTTGCCAATCATGACATCTTCCTGAAacagaacccttgcggttggcgagggagGATTGTACCCGACACAGCCATCTTGACATCACATGGAGATGACTATTTCCACTTTGCAGTGTTGCACTTTGCCCAGAGCTGgtagggctcctttaagggaaaaagAGCCCCCTCAACATCCTGGAAGGTGTGCAAAGAATACCGGTAAGAGTAGTCCTTTGCAGTGCTTTCCTCATACGGTGAAAGCACTGCAAAGGAATATACTTCCCAGACAATACTGGGGCTCaaaagggctcagtttcccttcaaGATCCCATGTAGCACTGGAAAAGTGCAGTACAGTGCAGAGGTCAaagcagtgggaaatggctctcacactgattttttggtttttttgtcaaagtggcccctgcttgaaaaataatgaagaccaCATAATTAGAATATTTTTAAAGAGAAAGTGAAAAGTAAGAGTACCATTAAGAAATTGGTAAATTGCATAATAAAGTGCACTACATGATCATTCCTTCTAGTAATTAACATGATGGAGCTGTAAGAACCAGTGAGGCAATGAAATGAATTAAGTAAGGGATTTGTGTACAAGGAAGTCTCCAAATAAGGATAAAAATATCACTTTGTTAAGAGAAAAAACTTCTCAAGAAGGCTGCATATGAGAAAAGCTCCCCTACAGAAATAAATATTAGGAAGAGCTAAAATCCCTAATAGTGAcaaaagaagaaggggaaaatgaCCTCTGTCAGATAGGGCAGGAAGAAAGTTGAAAGGTAAAACTTCCTAACGTGTTGCATTTCTTAGATTGGTAGGAGCCAGTCTAACCTACAGCCCTGTAGCTTTCAGATTTGGGGTTGACTGCATGGCTTGCACAGAGAGGAGGGGTTTACATCCCATCTTAGGTGGGGGTTACCCCTACTACTCTCACCCCCATCCGGCTAATAAAACATGAGCCCTGCAGGCTACCCTACAGGCCATACATGCAGTCTTAGGAAAGATAGAATTAAGTATAATTACTTTTAACCATTTCAATAAATTATTGACAGTACCTGGTAAACTTGTTAAAATACCATATTGTTAAAAGTTTATTTCATTTGTCGTCTTTGAACATATAACAGACTGCTTTTAGAATTCTCCGTGTTACAAAAGTTGACAAGGGGGTGGGAAAGAGCTGCTCAAGAAACACAACTCCAGAGTCTTGCCATATTCAGACTGCAGCCCTATTTGGATCAATGAAAACattagaatatttattttatttattcagtttttataccgcccttccagaaaggctcagagcagtttaaatAATAGGAAAGTAGTTGCAAGAATTAAGACACAAGTTAATTATGGCCTGGACATTATTTTCTAGGTACAGAGGCTCAAGTACAGATTCACTTTGGCAGGACAGCGAGTCCACacaaccactgcctcctccctgggCAGCCCCCTGAGCTTACCGCAGTGTCCTTGCCAAGGGTCCCTCAGCAATGCCATAGTTGCAGtgcaagcagctgcaggaagagagagagagagagagagagagagagagagagagagagagagagagagagagattggtggAAGCATCTGCCCTGCTAGTGGAGGTTTCTGGGCCCCTCTCTACAGCTGCCTGCGCCACAGCATTGCTGAGGATTTGCTGACCTTCGAGACAAGCTTTTCAGGAAGCTCAGAAGCCTGCCCATGGGAGAAGGTGAGAGTTGCACAGATTCTGCATTCGCTGGCATCACTTTGTATGTGAGCTGTACATTTTAATTAGTGAGGTGATGCTTGAGAAGAACTAGCCTGTAAAAAACATCAAAATAGGATGCATAGAAAAAGAGCTCTTTCCAAGTGCTGCCAGTCTGGAGCAAGACCAGACCGGAACTGGGGCTCGCTTGAGTGACAGCTATCCTGACTACAGGAAATAGCCGGCTCAATTTTAATTGGCCTTGTCTAGGAGCATGCAGTGGCTGATAACCCAGTGATAAGAGGACGACCTCCCTATACCAAGGAAAAACCATTAACGATGGCACAAGAGTGGGCAGCAGCTTTACATGTCAAGTTGTATTTGCTTCAATATCTCAAAGTCATTGTTGCGTATTTAAtatgaaaatatatttaaatgatCAATCTATAAAAATGTAGGTAGTTAACTGAAAAACTGCATCTACAATTATTTAAAGTGTCCTGATATTTCCACTTAAAGGACAGAATATTGGTTTTTAGAAGCGTTTTTGAAGCAAATGACTTTGGTATGAACAAAATTATCGCAATACAAAGACTGTTAGATGATGAGATCCTGAATTAATATAAGAGAACTATAAACAGGAAGCAGTTTGATAACACCAACACTTGCAATAGCTTTCTAAAATTCTGGGTGAaggtttttaaatgaaaagcagtgATTCTGAAGCAAAAAGAACACCAAGTTACTTCCAAAAGTTTGTATATCGAATAGTATGGCACACTCCTTTGTGTAAATATTTCTAGCACATATTAAACTTAAACACCCACATCAATCATTCCCCATTTTAAAAGTTCTGATTCAGTAAATACTTTGggtctaaaaacaacaacagaagaacAGACAAGTCATTTCCATTGTTTAGGTTGGTTTGTGATATCTACATCTTGGGTGCTTTAAGTTTAATCCATCTTCACTGATTAACTTTCCACAATTAAAAGTTAAACACAAAGCACTGGATATCCAAAAATTTTAATCATTTCCTTACTTACTTTCGCAAATAACTCTTGTTGCTGCCTTAGGAGCTCTTCTTCAGGAATGCCAAGATTTTCCAGACGAGAACTAGCCTTTCTTCTTTTCAGTGCTACTGTTTTGCATTCTTGTAAGACTTCTTTTACCTCACTGATATAGGAGGTGAAACCCAAACTTTCTAGtgctgaggttaaaaaaaaaatcaaaaaaatctagTTAACAGAAAAACCAAACATGGTAGGCAATAAAACACCAATTTTGCCCATCCTACAGAGTTATCTCCATCATTAATATAAAAACTGGTTGTGTGCATGTGACCTCAGACACATAGTAACTGGAGTGGACTACAAAAATCCACATTTTACCATCTCAAAACAGGTTTTTTTTCCAAAACAGCAAACAACACTAAGAACATCTGCTCTGAAGTTAACCTGCATTTTAACAAGGTGTATTTTCTATCAAAAATTATTTCTTATA contains:
- the DR1 gene encoding protein Dr1, translated to MASSSGNDDDLTIPRAAINKMIKETLPNVRVANDARELVVNCCTEFIHLISSEANEICNKSEKKTISPEHVIQALESLGFTSYISEVKEVLQECKTVALKRRKASSRLENLGIPEEELLRQQQELFAKARQQQAELAQQEWLQMQQAAQQAQLAAASASASNQAESSQDEDDEDDI